The nucleotide sequence GTGTCCGGGCGGCTCAATTTGTCGTTCACAATTATGAAAACCATTAACCCGGCCGACGTAACACAACTGGAATTTTATCGCTACCTGACCGGCGCCATTGGCCCGCGTCCGATAGCTTTCGCCAGCACGGTTGATGCCGTTGGGCGCGTGAATCTAAGTCCATTCAGCTTCTTTAACGTATTTGGGTCGAATCCGCCGACGCTGGTTTTTTCGCCGAACGTAAACCGGCTGGGGCAGCAGAAAAATACGCTCGATAACCTGCACGAAGTTGCCGAAGTGGTAATTAACATTGTCAGTTACGCAATGGTGGAGCAGGTTTCGCTCGCCAGCGCCGAATACGAAAAAGGCGTAAATGAATTTGTTAAAGCAGGGTTTACAGAGGCTCAGTCCGATCGGGTGCGACCACCGCGAGTAGCTGAATCGCCAGCCGCGTTTGAATGTATCGTCAAGCAGATCATCGCGACCGGCACGGGGCCGGGGGCCGCCAACCTGGTTATCTGTGAGGTAGTAACGGCCCACTTCCACGACGACATTTTCGGGGAAAACAACCTGATAGACCCCCGCAAGATTGACCTTATTGGCCGATTGGGCGCCGACTGGTACTGCCGGGCCAATGGCGATGCGCTGTTTGAAGTGGCCCGCCCGAAAGTAGGCATTGGCGTAGACGGCATTCCGGCCGACATTCGTAACAGCGCCATTTTGACGGGTAACGACTTGGGGAAATTAGGCAGCTTTCCCACCATGCCCACCCCTGAGGAAATCCGCCAGTATCAGGCGACGGGCATACTGAACGAGTTAGTTGACGAAGCCCATTACGGCTGCCAATACCTGCCCGATTTGCTGCATCTGCGAGCCAAACAACTGCTGACGGCCAACAACATTCGGGAAGCCTGGCTGACACTGCTCCAAACCAGCCTCATTGCCAATCCGGTTGAAGGTCATCGGCAATAAGGATTACGTTGAGCGCTCCCCTGTATTCGAACAAGCGTTACGTTTATCCGTTCTAAGGAGACAACAAACGCTACTCAAGAACATGAAATCCAACCGAGTAACCGCTCTCCTGCTCGTTGGCCTTATCCTAAATTACGGCTGCTCATCGCGTAACGACAGCACCGAAAAGGCAGAAAAAATCAATGCCGAACGTATTGATAAACAGGCCGTGGCCATCAGTAGCGATGCCAAAGATGAGGCCAAGGGCGTAACCAAAAACATGGTTGAACTGGCGAACAGCAGCCAGACCGAGTATGAACTGAGTAAACTAGCTGTTCAGAAGGCGAGTAATCCGCAGGTAAAGATTCTGGCCCGACAGATCATGACCGACCATCAGCAGGGAGACAGGGAACTCCAGAACCTGGCTAAGCTGATGAACGTGGTCTTGCCGGTTGGTTTATCGAATGACAGCAAAAATCAGGTGGGCCGATTAAGCGACATGCGCACCAGCACGGAGTTTGATCTCCAGTACCTCGACTACATGACCAGCGTGAACGACGACGCGCTCGATATTGCCGATGACCTCCGGGATGATGCCCCAACCGATGCCGTCAAGACCTACGCCAAAAAGGTGCTTAACAACGATAAGAAGCATAAAGAACAGGCAAAACAGCTCCGAAAGGCGCTGGATTAAGCAAAACAGAGCCAGTTCCGTTGTATGCATTTAGGTACTGGCTCTGCTAAAACCTAATAGCCACGAGCTGTATTGTCGGCCCTTGGATCAGAGGCTCCCTCGAAAGATCCGTCTGGCCGAACCAGCACGCAATCCATCCGACCCAGGGTATTGGTTAGCCGTTCCAGCACGTAACCGCGACTCTGCATGGCCTGAATCGTTGCGTCGGAGAAGGCTCCGTTCTCAAAAATCGTTTTATCAGGCAACCACTGGTGGTGAAACTTCAGCGCGTTGACCGCCTGCTGCATTGTCATCCCGTGCTCAATTACGTTTAGGATCGTCTGGTATACCGACGTAATAATCGTAGAGCCGCCCGGCGTTCCAACCACCATAAACAGCTTCCCATCCTTCTCCAGAATCGTCGGCGTCATGGACGACAGCATCCTCTTGTTGGGCGCGATGGCATTCGCCTGATTACCAATCAGTCCAAACATATTCGGTACGCCCGGCTTTACGCTGAAATCGTCCATCTCGTTGTTCATAAAGAACCCGGCTCCACCCACCACCACGCGGCTGCCGTAACCGCCGTTCAGCGTAGTGGTTATACTCACAGCGTTGCCTTCTTTGTCAACAACGGAGAAGTGGG is from Spirosoma taeanense and encodes:
- a CDS encoding flavin reductase family protein, with product MKTINPADVTQLEFYRYLTGAIGPRPIAFASTVDAVGRVNLSPFSFFNVFGSNPPTLVFSPNVNRLGQQKNTLDNLHEVAEVVINIVSYAMVEQVSLASAEYEKGVNEFVKAGFTEAQSDRVRPPRVAESPAAFECIVKQIIATGTGPGAANLVICEVVTAHFHDDIFGENNLIDPRKIDLIGRLGADWYCRANGDALFEVARPKVGIGVDGIPADIRNSAILTGNDLGKLGSFPTMPTPEEIRQYQATGILNELVDEAHYGCQYLPDLLHLRAKQLLTANNIREAWLTLLQTSLIANPVEGHRQ
- a CDS encoding DUF4142 domain-containing protein, producing MKSNRVTALLLVGLILNYGCSSRNDSTEKAEKINAERIDKQAVAISSDAKDEAKGVTKNMVELANSSQTEYELSKLAVQKASNPQVKILARQIMTDHQQGDRELQNLAKLMNVVLPVGLSNDSKNQVGRLSDMRTSTEFDLQYLDYMTSVNDDALDIADDLRDDAPTDAVKTYAKKVLNNDKKHKEQAKQLRKALD